The following is a genomic window from Chloracidobacterium sp..
TTGGATGGTCGGGGTGCCGACAACAGGCACATCAAAGCGCATATCCTGAGCGGGCTTTGCGACCTTGACGACCGTCAGCTTGCCCTTTGCGAGATGGCCTGCCCGCTCTATCGTAAGGTCCGTTCCTTCCATTGCTTCGAGAGCGACGCACGCCTTCGCCCGGATCACAACCGTTTGGCCCAGATCCAGTGCGCCCAGAGCCGAAGCGATATGAAGGCCATACTCGATATTCTCGGTCTCATCGGCATTCGGTTCCCGCTTTGTCATAGGCCCAAGCGGAGCAAGATGATCTTGTATGAAAAAGGTCGAGTCGATCAATTCAATACCTTCTTTTGCCATTTCATCGGCAACACCGCCGATCAGAGCATCGGTATTTCGCCGCGGCAGGTTCCAGAGCATCTTTACCATTCGCAGGTCAGGAAGCGATCCGGAAAATATCTGTACGTGTTTGACCTGTCCGGCCATTATAGCCTTGGTAACGCCGTGCTTTTTGAAGTG
Proteins encoded in this region:
- the lpxI gene encoding UDP-2,3-diacylglucosamine diphosphatase LpxI (LpxI, functionally equivalent to LpxH, replaces it in LPS biosynthesis in a minority of bacteria.); its protein translation is MIYGLIAGNGQFPLLVAEGARRAGARLVVVAINEEADSRIESVADDVRWVGVGQLGKMISHFKKHGVTKAIMAGQVKHVQIFSGSLPDLRMVKMLWNLPRRNTDALIGGVADEMAKEGIELIDSTFFIQDHLAPLGPMTKREPNADETENIEYGLHIASALGALDLGQTVVIRAKACVALEAMEGTDLTIERAGHLAKGKLTVVKVAKPAQDMRFDVPVVGTPTIQVMIEAGATCLSVTAGKTLIFGREEMLALANKHKIAVIGSPMRRSETISPVFS